AAAGACAAAAAGCATTGAAACTGATATATACGCCCTCTATAAGGCATACCGGGATCCGAGAGTCCCATGGCATGTAAAAATAATAATCTTATTTTTATTAGGATATTTTATTAGTCCAATTAATTTAATTCCAGACTTTATACCTGTTATTGGTTACATTGATGATATTTTGATTATTTCACTTACAATATATCTTATAATTAAATTGATCCC
The DNA window shown above is from Methanofastidiosum sp. and carries:
- a CDS encoding DUF1232 domain-containing protein translates to MISFKELKEKTKSIETDIYALYKAYRDPRVPWHVKIIILFLLGYFISPINLIPDFIPVIGYIDDILIISLTIYLIIKLIPAEVFQNCVCYLLKISPSFKSLFCLKWHEA